The genomic interval GCAAAAATAGCAGTAAGCTTTCTAACATTGCTGACAATGACCGTATATTTGTAATGAATATCATTTTTTTTACTTCTCTCTTCAATTGTGGCGGATTATTTACTCTTAGCACTAGGGACATTTGTGCTTATCCAGTTATTCTACTATTTCTTCTTTTTTACCCGCCTCGCATTTTATGAGAACAATACAAATTATGACTGTTCAACCCCGGGTGTTACCGTATTGGTTTGTGCATGGAATGAACGTGAAAATCTGGAAGAACTGCTTCCGTTGCTGGATGCACAGGAATATAATAATTTTGAGGTTATCCTGCTGGACGACCGTTCCGATGATGGCAGCGAAGAATTTATAAGAGCGCATATTAATGACTGGAAACATATCCGCTACATCCGGATCAACGATCAGTTCGAGCATGTAACTCCTAAAAAATACGCGTTGACAGTTGGTATGAAGCAGGCCAAATATCCGATCGCCTTAATGACCGACGCAGATTGCCGCCCTTTTTCCAATCACTGGATCACTGCAATGACCTCACGACTGAGTGATGAACGGGACATCGTTCTGGGTTTTTCTCCCTACCTGAAACAATCAGGTTTCCTTAACTGGTTTATTCGCTGCGAAACATTTTATACTGCTGTACAATACCTTTCATTCACCCTGGCCGGGATGACATACATGGGTGTTGGAAGAAATATCCTTTACAAAAGATCTGTGTTTTTTGCGAATAAAGGCTTTTATACCCATCGTCATGTGTTTGGCGGAGATGATGATATTTTTCTGAATGAAGTTTCTACCAGTTCCAATACTGCCATATCAGTCGAATCAGAATCCTTTGTTTATTCTACTCCAAAAACAACCTGGAAAACCTGGTTCAAACAAAAGCAGCGGCATTTGTCAGTCAGCAAACATTATAAACCAAGAAATAAAGTCCTGCTGGGATTGCTTTCCGGAGCACATGTAGCGGTTTGGACAATCGGAATTTTTGTTCTGATCTTTGGAATATGGCAAAAAGATATGCCCTTACTGGCGGTTCTTGGTGGTACTTTCACCGTTCGCTGGCTCATTCAATGGTTTCTATTGTCCAGGATTAATAACAAACTTGATAAAACTGTGGAAGGTTTTAGCTTTTTATTAATGGACTTCGCATTATTTATGTATTATATTATCTTCGGCTTCCTGGCGATGATCAAAAGAAAACCAAGGACTACATGGAATTAATTAAAAAGTACTTCCCCGACCTGACAGCTTCCCAAATGGATAAGATGGCTCAGATGGAAGAATTATATCAGTTTTGGAATGCAAAAGTAAATGTAATATCCCGGCAGGATATTGACACCTTATACGAACGGCACATTCTGCATTCCCTGGGCATTGCAAAAGTCATACAGTTTAAGTCTGGTACGAGTATTCTTGATGTAGGAACAGGTGGTGGTTTTCCGGGTATTCCGCTTGCCATAATGTTTCCGGATGTACAGTTTCATCTGGTAGACAGCATTGGAAAAAAGGTCAGGGTGGTGCAGGAAATAGCCCAGGCACTGGAATTGACAAACGTAAAAGCAGAGCAGATACGCGCCGAAAAGCTGGAAGATGAATACGAGTTTGTTGTCAGCCGTGCAGTTACCCGCTTAACGCCATTCACCGGCTGGGTTCGGAAAAATATAAGCCGCAATTCGTTTCACTCGCTCAGGAACGGTATTTTATACTTAAAAGGCGGAGACCTGACAGAGGAAATTGCAGAACTGAACCTTAAAACACGGGTGTACGAACTTTCTGATTACTTTAAAGAAGAATTTTTTCAAACCAAGAAGGTGGTATATGTACCTTTGTAGTCGAGTTTAGAGTTTAGGGTCAAAAGTTTAGAATTACGTTTAAGACCGATGGAACGGTATGAAGTAAAAACCGGAGCGTTAGAGAGATTTACAGCAAAGAACTTTGACTTTAAAATAATATCAATAAGTAATTTATAACCTCAACCAAAATGAACGAGAAATATAGTGCCAGCGGCTTAATGAATCCTTTTTTTCCCGACGAAGTGACTTTTGGAGAAAAGGGTGTGACATTTACTGTCAAGAAATTTTTGAAAAGCACTGACAATTTTGTGTTTTATACTGATATATCCGGCGTAGAAATTGACAATGGAGTAGTATTTTCAACAATTCGGGTTATTCCAAGGATGCGCCCCGAAATTATTATCAATAATTTTAGCAAAGGTGATGCCAAGAAAGTCAAGGAGTTAATACTTGAAAAGGTACAAGCGTAAAACTTTTTTTGGCGATAGACTTGCGCTATATAAATCTTAGGATTACATTTGCACCACAATTAGGTATAACAACCGGATTTAAAAATTCCTGAATAGCTCACAAAACGTTTGCCGACCGTTTAGAGCATCTGAAAATTAATCAGAGGAAAAAAAAGCAAAAAAGATTCCTGAATAGCTCAGCCGGTTAGAGCATCTGACTGTTAATCAGAGGGTCGTTGGTTCGAGCCCAACTTCGGGAGCCCTGAAAGTCAAGCACTTACAAGATAAAACTTGTAGGTGCTTTTTTATTTGATACACAATTTGATACACAACCGCTTTGGGATCAAATAGAATTAGGAACAAGTCAAAATTCGGATCAAGCTGAAAACTTGGGGGGAAGCTGAATTATTATTTGCTTTGCACCCTGAAGCAATTTTGTCTACATTGAACGATTCATACCAAGCCCTTGTGCGTATCCTTTTGCCAGAAGGCATCCTAGAATATTTCGAATTATCCAAAGTCGTTGAAGCCATCCCAGGCTTGAACATCTATTTAGAAGAGAAGAATATTACTCCTGTCGAATATAAAGACGAGAAATTAGAGTCCAAAGGCTTCCTTCCAGAAATTTATATTCAGGACTTTCCTATTCGTAATCAGAAGGTTACACTCTGTATCAAACGTCGACGTTGGGAAATCAGGGGAACTGGCGAGATCATATCAAGAGACTGGAAAGTTGTGCAGCAGGGAACTCGAATAGCCAAAGAGTTTGCTGATTTTTTAAAAGGAATGTATTGATAATAATCCAGTTAGCTGTTTTCAGTTAGGGAAATATTTCCATTTAGACGGCAAACAATTACAGCAGCAGTATAAAGATCATATCAGCGATTATCGTCAACGGGATCAAAAAGAGCATGCTGGGGACTGGATGTTGTTTTCTTACAATACAGGAATTCATTTAAGTATTGATGAAACAGCTCTGTCCAATGGAGAACTTTATACTATTGTTACTAACAAAGCAGCAAAGGGCAAGAAAGGCGCACTCGTTGCCATGATTAAAGGTACCCGGGCGGAAAATGTAATTGATGTTTTACGTAAAATCCCAAAGCGTCTCCGAGACAAAGTTAAGGAAGTAACGTTAGAGATGGCTGCCAACATGAACCTAATAGTAAAACGCTGTTTTATCAAGGCTGCTCGGGTGATAGATCGCTTCCATGTGCAAAAATTAGCATATGATGCGGTTCAGGAAATCAGGATAAAATACCGCTGGGAAGCACTTGATCAGGAAAATGAAGCAGTTAAAACAGCAAAAGAGTCTGGCATAAATTTTGAACCGGAATTTCTTGAAAACGGGGATACTGTTAAGCAATTACTAGCCAGAAGCAGGTACCTGCTATTTAAACATACAGACAAGTGGACAGCTTCGCAATTAAGAAGGGCAAACTTGTTGTTTGAGCACTACCCATTGATTAAGAAAGCCTATACCATATCGCTGGATTTGGGGGCCATATTTCGTACATGCAAGTCGAAGGAAGTGGCTTTTAAAAAGCTGGCACTTTGGCACAATAAAGTAGAAGACTGCGGAATAGATTCGTTTAAAACCGTCTCCAGATCCATTCAAATACACTATTTGGGAATCTTAAATTTTTTCAATAACAAAAGCACAAACGCTTCGGCGGAATCATTCAACGCGAAAATCAAAGCTTTTAGATCTACATCAAGAGGCGTCAGGGATATTTCATTCTTCCTTTTCAGGCTAGCGAAACTCTATGCATGAAATCCCTTCGTTTCTTCCCCCAAGTTTTCAGCTTGATCCCAAAATTCCACCTCTGCCATCCTGGAATTATCATGATACGGCAATTTTAGTCTTTTATTTATTGAAAAATCTGCGGTGATTAGATTTACCATAATTTCCTTCCCTATTGATTACCGGTTGTATGAATTTCCGAATGAGTACAATACAAAAAAGGAATAAGATCTCTACTTCATTAACAACAGGTTCCGATAAGCAGCAATTGGCTAATCGCTGTTTCTTTGGCTAAAGATTTAAACAAACACATAGAATAACTTCAAAAAAAGTTTTAGACGAATTGTGACTTACGAATGTGAAGGGCGTCTAACATTAAAATCGTCAATCACCTTTCGGATTTGAGATAGTTCATGATCAGAACCGGGAAGTGAAAAAAGGAAAAATCAACATGGAAGCGACAAAAAAATCTAATTCGTTCAAAGATCTCGTTATTCTGATCATGGCATTTATACTATTTGCATTGGTCTACGTCGAAACAAGAGGGTTTTATTTTTGATGTGTCAAATTAAATTTCAGCAACAACTAAAAAATGAAAAACCGGGCTATACCCGGTTTTTTTATGCGTTACAATTTTTTATTCAACTGAACCAAATTCTAAAATCCTGTTGAAAATCTTATATTCCGGCGCACCGGAGTGCCGGCCACCGGAGTGCCGGCCATCATCATATTTTTCTGAAAGATCAATATCAACCCAATCTCTATTCAGCGAATTAATATAAGTGCCATAATATGCAGGAAATAAGGTGGTCAATGTAACAATTGATTCAGGCTCCATTTCCAGTTCTTCGTGCCCCAGGTCATTGGCCGTATAATACCCGGTGCAGATTCCACGCGAAGTCTCAAATTCAATTTTGACCCTGCTGCCGAGGCTTTCAGCTGCTTGCACATCTACGACAATTTCTTCACTCAAATCAGCCGCAGTACCCAGCGTTTCTTCCTGATCTCCCAATATATCAATATTTCCTATGTTCATATCCGAGTCATTAAGTCTTACGTATGTTGATTTTCATTTTGCGGCTTACGTTAATAACCACCTAAAAAATGAAGCCAGAGGAAGGAATTGAGCCAGTTTTGCCTAAACAAACTTTCTGATTATACGAACTTCTTCTTGTAAAAAGCCATTTTTTAACTGCTGATGAT from Dyadobacter sp. NIV53 carries:
- the rsmG gene encoding 16S rRNA (guanine(527)-N(7))-methyltransferase RsmG, which encodes MELIKKYFPDLTASQMDKMAQMEELYQFWNAKVNVISRQDIDTLYERHILHSLGIAKVIQFKSGTSILDVGTGGGFPGIPLAIMFPDVQFHLVDSIGKKVRVVQEIAQALELTNVKAEQIRAEKLEDEYEFVVSRAVTRLTPFTGWVRKNISRNSFHSLRNGILYLKGGDLTEEIAELNLKTRVYELSDYFKEEFFQTKKVVYVPL
- a CDS encoding transposase, which produces MNDSYQALVRILLPEGILEYFELSKVVEAIPGLNIYLEEKNITPVEYKDEKLESKGFLPEIYIQDFPIRNQKVTLCIKRRRWEIRGTGEIISRDWKVVQQGTRIAKEFADFLKGMY
- a CDS encoding transposase, giving the protein MFSYNTGIHLSIDETALSNGELYTIVTNKAAKGKKGALVAMIKGTRAENVIDVLRKIPKRLRDKVKEVTLEMAANMNLIVKRCFIKAARVIDRFHVQKLAYDAVQEIRIKYRWEALDQENEAVKTAKESGINFEPEFLENGDTVKQLLARSRYLLFKHTDKWTASQLRRANLLFEHYPLIKKAYTISLDLGAIFRTCKSKEVAFKKLALWHNKVEDCGIDSFKTVSRSIQIHYLGILNFFNNKSTNASAESFNAKIKAFRSTSRGVRDISFFLFRLAKLYA
- a CDS encoding glycosyltransferase — its product is MADYLLLALGTFVLIQLFYYFFFFTRLAFYENNTNYDCSTPGVTVLVCAWNERENLEELLPLLDAQEYNNFEVILLDDRSDDGSEEFIRAHINDWKHIRYIRINDQFEHVTPKKYALTVGMKQAKYPIALMTDADCRPFSNHWITAMTSRLSDERDIVLGFSPYLKQSGFLNWFIRCETFYTAVQYLSFTLAGMTYMGVGRNILYKRSVFFANKGFYTHRHVFGGDDDIFLNEVSTSSNTAISVESESFVYSTPKTTWKTWFKQKQRHLSVSKHYKPRNKVLLGLLSGAHVAVWTIGIFVLIFGIWQKDMPLLAVLGGTFTVRWLIQWFLLSRINNKLDKTVEGFSFLLMDFALFMYYIIFGFLAMIKRKPRTTWN